From Solanum lycopersicum chromosome 8, SLM_r2.1, the proteins below share one genomic window:
- the LOC101244214 gene encoding pectinesterase inhibitor 9 — MAKSAMASNPAAIKFIKVSCKATLYPVLCVQCLSAFANTVKQSEKQLAHAALSVSLSKAKSTIIFVSKLNRMRGLKPIEKQAVKDCMDTMSDSVDQINKSIPELGHTGQFSSGQDFMWHVSNVQTWVSAALTDESTCLDGFSGPGVNVNVKAALRLRILHVAQVTSNALALVNRFADRHQPSP, encoded by the coding sequence ATGGCTAAATCAGCCATGGCCTCAAATCCAGCTGCCATTAAATTCATCAAAGTTTCATGTAAAGCCACACTTTACCCTGTTTTATGTGTCCAATGCCTCTCTGCTTTCGCCAACACAGTTAAACAGAGCGAGAAGCAACTAGCTCATGCTGCTTTATCAGTTAGTTTAAGCAAAGCAAAATCCACTATCATATTCGTATCGAAGTTAAATAGAATGAGAGGTCTAAAACCAATAGAAAAACAAGCAGTCAAGGACTGTATGGATACTATGAGTGATAGTGTCGATCagataaacaaatcaattccgGAACTTGGACATACTGGTCAATTTTCAAGCGGACAGGATTTCATGTGGCATGTTAGTAATGTACAGACTTGGGTAAGTGCTGCACTTACTGATGAAAGCACTTGTCTTGATGGATTTTCAGGGCCTGGTGTGAATGTAAATGTGAAAGCTGCTTTAAGATTAAGAATACTTCATGTTGCACAAGTTACTAGTAATGCACTTGCTTTGGTTAATCGATTTGCGGATCGACACCAGCCTAGTCCTTAA
- the LOC101243917 gene encoding uncharacterized protein LOC101243917, producing the protein MAAAFSSSFTSSAIGAQFYRPKFVKPKTFVNTIRCAGRLEWDPDGLLGPPQTGHIARLEFQRRLENDAAAREEFERQVREEKERRRVLRESRVIPDTVEGLVEFFLDTEAQEIEFEIARMRPRLNKEFFDHLQVELGKLRFSVNKTQAVEDRLFELEALQKALQEATEAYDKLQADLVATKKNLTEILTSKDVKATLLDLVERNALNRPLLTLLDENIATAHSVNQKQAAEYMEKLRGLVLKYLTV; encoded by the exons ATGGCCGCAGCATTCAGCAGCAGCTTTACTAGTTCCGCCATTGGAGCTCAATTCTACAGGCCCAAATTTGTAAAACCCAAGACTTTTGTAAACACAATTCGCTGTGCTGGTAGACTAGAATGG GATCCAGATGGTTTATTGGGTCCGCCTCAAACGGGTCATATAGCCCGACTCGAGTTCCAGAGACGCCTTGAGAACGATGCTGCGGCCAGAGAAGAATTTGAACGGCAAGTTCGTGAAGAGAAAGAACGTCGCAGAGTTCTTCGTGAG TCACGAGTGATTCCGGATACAGTGGAAGGGCTTGTGGAGTTTTTTCTTGACACTGAAGCTCAAGAGATTGAATTTGAGATTGCAAGAATGAGACCACG ATTGAACAAAGAATTCTTTGACCATCTGCAAGTCGAACTTGGAAAGCTGCGTTTTTCTGTAAACAAAACTCAG GCTGTGGAAGACAGATTATTTGAACTGGAAGCACTGCAAAAGGCCCTGCAAGAAGCAACAG AAGCCTATGATAAATTACAAGCAGATCTTGTAGCAACAAAGAAGAACCTAACTGAGATTTTGACTTCAAAGGATGTCAAGGCTACT CTTTTGGATTTGGTTGAGAGGAATGCGCTGAATAGACCCTTGTTGACGCTTCTTGATGAAAACATTGCAACTGCACATAGTGTTAACCAG AAACAAGCAGCAGAATACATGGAAAAGCTGAGAGGACTTGTTCTGAAGTACCTAACAGTATAG